Proteins from a genomic interval of Salinarchaeum sp. Harcht-Bsk1:
- a CDS encoding acetate--CoA ligase family protein: MGRLSGLFAPSSIAVVGATDREGSVGRAIIENLDADYDGDVVAVNPYRGSVLGHTCYDDLEEAPYVDLAVVVVPPDAAIETVRSAGEVGIKNVVVITAGFGETGSEGATREQELQAVAEEYDLNVVGPNSLGIMSTPVGMNATFGPDNALDGSISFMSQSGAFVTAVLDWAIQQDIGFKDVVSLGNKAVLDETDFVEAWGEDDDTDVIVGYLEGIDRGREFIETAREANDDTPMVLVKSGRTEAGAQAASSHTGTMAGAEAAYEAGLEQAGVLRVDTVQELFDAARALSGLPELPKDDVAVVTNAGGPGVMATDAVGDSSLNLASFSDATLESFDELLPDEATGYNPVDVIGDADVARFRGALDIALNDDGVGAAIVLAAPTAVLSYEELADAVGELQAEYGKPVVGAFMGGESAERGAAALREHGIPNYFDPARAVDSLEALSRYREISERTYPEHETFEDVDRERAREILGRVEERSDNRLGVEAMDLLDAYGIPTPDGEVVDSPAEAESVAADIEGDVVMKIVSPDILHKSDIGGVRVGVEQADVRDAYEDLVARAHNYQPDADVLGVQVQAMVDLDDATETIIGANRDPQFGPLLLFGLGGIFVEVLEDTSLRVGPISEPEARTMVDEIKAAPLLRGARGREPADVDAVVEALQRLSQLVWEFPAILELDVNPLVAGPDGANAIDVRLTVDPDQLADEPRTDAPSTTDHSTPSPDQ, from the coding sequence ATGGGACGCCTATCCGGACTGTTCGCGCCGTCGTCGATCGCCGTCGTCGGCGCGACCGACCGAGAGGGCTCCGTCGGCCGCGCGATCATCGAGAACCTCGACGCCGACTACGACGGCGACGTCGTCGCCGTCAACCCCTACCGGGGGTCGGTGCTCGGCCACACCTGTTACGACGACCTCGAGGAGGCCCCGTACGTGGACCTCGCCGTGGTCGTGGTTCCACCGGACGCAGCGATCGAGACCGTCCGGTCCGCGGGGGAGGTCGGGATCAAGAACGTCGTGGTTATCACGGCGGGCTTCGGGGAGACCGGCAGCGAAGGTGCCACGCGCGAGCAGGAGCTCCAGGCCGTCGCCGAAGAGTACGACCTCAACGTCGTCGGCCCGAACAGCCTCGGGATCATGAGTACGCCCGTCGGGATGAACGCGACCTTCGGCCCCGACAACGCTCTCGACGGGTCGATCTCCTTCATGAGTCAGTCGGGGGCGTTCGTCACCGCCGTCCTCGACTGGGCGATCCAGCAGGACATCGGCTTCAAGGACGTCGTCTCCCTCGGCAACAAGGCCGTCCTCGACGAGACGGACTTCGTCGAGGCGTGGGGCGAGGACGACGACACCGACGTGATCGTCGGCTATCTCGAGGGGATCGATCGCGGCCGCGAGTTCATCGAGACCGCCCGCGAAGCGAACGACGACACGCCGATGGTCCTCGTCAAGTCCGGCCGCACGGAGGCCGGTGCCCAGGCAGCGTCGTCCCACACCGGGACGATGGCCGGCGCCGAGGCCGCCTACGAGGCCGGGCTCGAGCAGGCCGGCGTCCTGCGCGTCGACACGGTCCAGGAGCTGTTCGACGCCGCACGGGCGCTCTCGGGGCTACCCGAACTCCCGAAGGACGACGTCGCGGTGGTCACGAACGCCGGCGGCCCCGGCGTGATGGCGACCGACGCCGTCGGCGACTCGTCGCTGAACCTCGCCTCCTTCTCGGACGCGACGCTCGAGTCCTTCGACGAACTCCTGCCAGACGAGGCGACTGGCTACAACCCCGTCGACGTGATCGGCGACGCCGACGTCGCGCGGTTCCGGGGTGCGCTCGACATCGCACTGAACGACGACGGCGTCGGAGCGGCGATCGTCCTCGCCGCACCGACCGCCGTGCTCTCCTACGAGGAACTCGCCGACGCAGTCGGCGAACTCCAGGCCGAGTACGGCAAGCCGGTCGTCGGCGCGTTCATGGGCGGTGAGAGTGCCGAACGCGGCGCGGCCGCCCTCCGCGAACACGGGATCCCGAACTACTTCGATCCCGCACGCGCCGTCGACAGCCTCGAAGCGCTCTCACGCTACCGCGAGATCTCCGAGCGAACCTACCCCGAACACGAGACGTTCGAGGACGTCGATCGGGAGCGCGCCCGCGAGATACTCGGTCGCGTCGAGGAGCGCTCGGACAACCGGCTGGGCGTGGAGGCCATGGACCTGCTCGACGCCTACGGGATTCCGACGCCAGACGGCGAGGTCGTCGATTCCCCCGCGGAGGCCGAGTCCGTCGCCGCCGACATCGAAGGCGACGTCGTCATGAAGATCGTCAGCCCGGACATCCTCCACAAGTCCGACATCGGCGGCGTCCGCGTCGGCGTCGAACAGGCCGACGTCCGGGACGCCTACGAGGACCTCGTCGCGCGGGCCCACAACTACCAGCCCGACGCGGACGTCCTCGGCGTCCAGGTCCAGGCGATGGTCGACCTCGACGACGCGACGGAGACGATCATCGGCGCGAACCGCGACCCGCAGTTCGGACCGCTGCTCCTGTTCGGCCTCGGCGGTATCTTCGTCGAGGTCCTCGAAGATACGTCGTTGCGCGTCGGGCCGATCTCCGAGCCGGAGGCCCGCACGATGGTCGACGAGATCAAGGCCGCACCCTTGCTCCGCGGCGCGCGGGGTCGGGAGCCAGCCGACGTCGACGCCGTCGTCGAGGCGCTCCAGCGCCTCTCCCAGCTCGTCTGGGAGTTCCCGGCAATCCTCGAACTCGACGTCAACCCCCTCGTCGCCGGCCCCGACGGCGCGAACGCCATCGACGTCCGGCTCACCGTCGACCCCGACCAGCTCGCGGACGAGCCGCGAACCGACGCACCATCGACCACGGACCACTCCACCCCATCCCCAGACCAATGA
- the surE gene encoding 5'/3'-nucleotidase SurE, translating into MNETPEVLLTNDDGIDAAGIQVLEAGLGEIANVTVVAPATDQSAVGRQTSTDVVIEERNGGVALTGTPTDCVIAGLQEFCPDPDLVVAGCNRGANLGGYVLGRSGTVSAAVEAAFHGVPAIAASLYVPVDDTAFEDAEVEERHYREAVRATKFLVEHAIPAGVFDHADYLNVNAPVPSGYLAVTDDSADGPAPMRITTPSHRYEMDAVRDGDQVRLEDRIWQLMADGDLEEEPGTDRHAILDGAVSVSPLTAPHTTEHHEALDGLAAAYPPGE; encoded by the coding sequence ATGAACGAGACGCCGGAAGTCCTCCTGACGAACGACGACGGGATCGACGCTGCCGGCATCCAGGTTCTCGAAGCCGGCCTCGGCGAGATCGCGAACGTCACCGTCGTCGCACCGGCGACCGACCAGAGCGCGGTCGGCCGCCAGACCTCGACCGACGTCGTCATCGAGGAGCGAAACGGCGGCGTGGCCCTGACGGGCACCCCGACGGACTGCGTGATCGCCGGCCTCCAGGAGTTCTGCCCGGATCCCGACCTCGTGGTCGCGGGCTGTAACCGCGGTGCAAACCTCGGCGGCTACGTGCTGGGTCGATCGGGGACCGTCAGCGCGGCAGTGGAAGCCGCGTTTCACGGCGTCCCTGCGATCGCCGCCTCGCTGTACGTGCCCGTCGACGACACGGCGTTCGAGGACGCCGAGGTCGAGGAACGGCACTATCGCGAGGCCGTCCGCGCGACGAAGTTCCTCGTCGAGCACGCGATCCCCGCGGGCGTCTTCGACCACGCGGACTACCTCAACGTCAACGCGCCGGTGCCGAGTGGCTACCTCGCCGTAACGGACGATTCCGCTGACGGCCCCGCACCGATGCGAATCACGACGCCGTCCCATCGGTACGAGATGGACGCCGTCCGCGACGGGGATCAGGTCCGCCTCGAAGATCGCATCTGGCAGCTGATGGCCGACGGAGACCTCGAGGAGGAGCCCGGGACGGATCGTCACGCGATCCTCGACGGTGCCGTGAGCGTCTCACCGCTGACCGCGCCCCACACGACGGAGCACCACGAGGCGCTCGACGGGCTCGCGGCGGCGTATCCGCCCGGCGAGTGA
- a CDS encoding cobalamin B12-binding domain-containing protein, giving the protein MSVEGEQRTIRCLVAKVGLDGHDRGAHVIARAFRDAGFEVIYSGLHNAPDEIVQAAVQEDVDVLGISILSGAHNTLVPKIIEGLEEYGAFEDTLLIVGGVIPDDDKQELKAMGVAEVFGPGTELETTIEFVRENVQDRR; this is encoded by the coding sequence ATGAGCGTCGAGGGGGAACAACGGACGATTCGCTGTCTCGTCGCGAAGGTCGGTCTCGACGGCCACGACCGCGGCGCGCACGTCATCGCGCGGGCCTTCCGCGACGCCGGGTTCGAAGTCATCTACTCCGGCCTGCACAACGCACCCGACGAGATCGTGCAGGCCGCGGTTCAGGAGGACGTCGACGTCCTCGGCATCTCGATCCTCTCGGGGGCCCACAACACGCTCGTTCCGAAGATCATCGAGGGGCTGGAGGAGTACGGCGCGTTCGAGGACACGCTCCTCATCGTCGGCGGCGTGATCCCCGACGACGACAAGCAGGAGCTCAAAGCGATGGGCGTCGCGGAGGTGTTCGGCCCCGGCACGGAGCTCGAGACGACGATCGAGTTCGTCCGGGAGAACGTGCAGGACCGACGATGA
- a CDS encoding DUF420 domain-containing protein, whose amino-acid sequence MADTASPSLDDGPSWLKDNVAAVTAVLTVVGYALVIATFEGMIPFYPNIGKSGVNLLGHAIAVVNLAATVCLIAGWRYVKQGKIEAHAKSMTAAFALILLFLVLYLPKVGGGGEKRLVESVPDPIALGYFVMLAIHIILSAIAMPVVLYAFLLGISHTPAELRDSLHPRIGRIAAASWILSLVLGVVTYLILNHVYSYEFTPV is encoded by the coding sequence ATGGCCGACACCGCCTCGCCGTCGCTCGACGACGGGCCGTCGTGGCTCAAGGACAACGTCGCGGCCGTCACCGCCGTCCTCACCGTCGTCGGGTACGCGCTCGTGATCGCGACGTTCGAGGGCATGATCCCGTTCTATCCGAACATCGGCAAATCGGGCGTCAACCTCCTCGGGCACGCGATCGCCGTCGTCAACCTCGCCGCGACCGTCTGCCTGATCGCTGGGTGGCGCTACGTCAAGCAGGGCAAGATCGAGGCGCACGCGAAGTCGATGACCGCGGCGTTCGCGCTCATCCTCCTGTTCCTCGTGCTCTACCTCCCCAAGGTCGGCGGCGGCGGTGAGAAGCGACTCGTCGAGTCCGTGCCGGATCCGATCGCGCTGGGCTACTTCGTCATGCTCGCGATCCACATCATCCTCTCCGCGATCGCGATGCCGGTCGTCCTCTACGCGTTCCTGCTCGGGATCTCCCACACGCCCGCCGAACTCCGGGACTCGCTGCACCCGCGGATCGGCAGGATCGCAGCGGCGTCCTGGATCCTGAGCCTCGTGCTGGGCGTGGTGACCTATCTCATCCTCAACCACGTTTACAGCTACGAGTTCACGCCCGTCTGA
- a CDS encoding phosphotransacetylase family protein — protein MSDTLLVTALADGTGKTAITVALGLHAREREEDVGYMKPKGTRLRSRVGKTIDEDPMLARDLLEFEAEMHEMEPVVYSPTFVEQAVRGQADPEDLQRQVKEHFQTIASGRDRMFIEGGGTLTTGGIVDLTDADIADLVDAEVLVVAGYDSPGDLDDVLAAVDSIGQDRLRGVLFNAVDDSAYDGLEEDAVPFLEERDVPVHGAVPRVQELAGVTVGDLADELGARVLTNVPTDEYVERFSVGAMGADSALRHFRRTRDAAVITGGDRSDIHTAALEAPGVNCLLLTGGHRPSSAVVGKAEEKGVPIIVVQTDTLTTIDRAEKVVSGGRTRDAGAVERMQELLGDHADVDAILNGE, from the coding sequence ATGAGCGACACGCTACTCGTCACGGCACTCGCAGACGGCACCGGCAAGACGGCGATCACCGTCGCGCTCGGGCTCCACGCCCGCGAGCGCGAGGAGGACGTCGGCTACATGAAACCGAAGGGCACGCGCCTCCGTTCCCGCGTCGGCAAGACGATCGACGAGGACCCGATGCTGGCCCGGGACCTCCTCGAGTTCGAAGCAGAGATGCACGAGATGGAGCCCGTCGTCTACTCGCCGACGTTCGTCGAGCAGGCGGTTCGCGGGCAGGCCGATCCCGAGGACCTCCAGCGACAGGTCAAGGAACACTTCCAGACGATCGCCTCCGGTCGCGATCGCATGTTCATCGAGGGCGGCGGTACCCTCACGACCGGCGGCATCGTCGACCTGACCGACGCGGACATCGCCGACCTCGTCGACGCGGAGGTGCTGGTCGTCGCCGGCTACGATTCGCCGGGCGACCTCGACGACGTACTCGCCGCCGTCGACTCGATCGGGCAGGACCGGCTCCGCGGCGTCCTGTTCAACGCCGTCGACGACTCGGCCTACGACGGACTCGAGGAGGACGCCGTCCCGTTCCTCGAGGAGCGGGACGTGCCCGTCCACGGCGCCGTCCCACGCGTCCAGGAACTGGCCGGCGTGACCGTCGGCGACCTCGCGGACGAACTCGGCGCCCGCGTCCTCACGAACGTCCCCACGGACGAGTACGTCGAGCGGTTCTCCGTCGGCGCGATGGGCGCGGACTCCGCGCTCCGGCACTTCCGCCGGACCCGCGACGCCGCCGTGATCACCGGCGGCGACCGCTCGGACATCCACACCGCCGCGCTCGAGGCGCCGGGCGTCAACTGCCTCCTGCTCACGGGCGGCCACCGGCCGTCCAGCGCCGTCGTCGGCAAGGCCGAGGAGAAGGGCGTTCCGATCATCGTGGTCCAGACTGACACGCTCACGACGATCGATCGCGCCGAGAAGGTCGTCAGCGGGGGCCGCACGCGCGACGCCGGCGCCGTCGAGCGGATGCAGGAGTTGCTCGGGGACCACGCCGACGTGGACGCGATCTTGAACGGGGAGTGA
- a CDS encoding cellulase family glycosylhydrolase, whose product MVTTLDNTEYADVRGFNYQPSHASHGMEIWGTDFQPSLMRKELWIGKQHFPGMNTVRLWLSHDAYLRFPERMPERVGEVLDMGADYDVEFIVTLFNGWSSYPHLGGLHPQSLREWHDGELYEEGFEPYVDAILGEHADHDSVLAWDLCNEPLLSIQNRNALEDLEVDRSLVIYQFLERVHERIHSHDPAAPTTVGNLGTPAAVEIFEPLAEVLSTHPYLIWNRGRTPEELRDSIDEIVSFANEVGKGLIASETGWGAMEDEKRAEVLDVELSALDERDVGFTAHLLHHTLVADGHRADHGPIHDAKNMCFVDPDGSLRDHHGLFNDYC is encoded by the coding sequence ATGGTCACGACGCTCGACAACACGGAGTACGCGGACGTGCGCGGTTTCAACTACCAACCGAGTCACGCGAGTCACGGGATGGAGATCTGGGGGACGGACTTCCAGCCGAGCCTGATGCGCAAGGAGCTCTGGATCGGGAAGCAACACTTCCCGGGGATGAACACCGTTCGGCTGTGGCTCTCTCACGACGCCTACCTCCGGTTCCCCGAGCGGATGCCCGAACGCGTCGGCGAGGTACTGGACATGGGCGCGGACTACGACGTCGAGTTCATCGTCACGCTGTTCAACGGCTGGAGCAGCTACCCCCATCTCGGCGGGCTGCACCCCCAGTCCCTCCGCGAGTGGCACGACGGGGAGCTCTATGAGGAGGGGTTCGAACCCTACGTCGACGCGATCCTCGGCGAGCACGCCGACCACGACAGCGTCCTCGCCTGGGACCTCTGTAACGAACCGCTCCTGAGCATACAGAATCGGAACGCGCTCGAGGACCTCGAGGTCGACCGCTCGCTCGTCATCTACCAGTTCCTCGAGCGCGTCCACGAGCGGATCCACTCTCACGACCCGGCGGCGCCGACCACCGTCGGGAACCTGGGCACTCCCGCCGCCGTCGAGATCTTCGAACCCCTCGCGGAGGTGCTCTCGACCCACCCGTACCTCATCTGGAATCGAGGGCGGACGCCCGAGGAACTCAGGGACTCCATCGACGAGATCGTCTCCTTCGCCAACGAGGTCGGCAAGGGGCTAATCGCGAGCGAGACCGGCTGGGGTGCCATGGAGGACGAGAAGCGAGCGGAGGTCCTCGACGTCGAACTCTCCGCGCTCGACGAGCGGGACGTCGGCTTCACCGCCCACCTCCTCCACCACACGCTGGTGGCCGACGGCCACCGGGCCGACCACGGCCCGATCCACGACGCCAAGAACATGTGCTTCGTCGATCCCGACGGCTCGCTCCGGGATCACCACGGACTATTCAACGACTACTGCTGA
- a CDS encoding SLC13 family permease, producing MPVAGVSTGAIVVFALIGVALVLFVSETFPSDVTALGVVVVLALLEPVIGLTPREAISGFSNPATITIVAMYMLSAGIQETGIVEWLGVKLAAFTRGEEDRALAATVCTTGPMAGFVNNTPIVAVFIPMVQDLARDADISPSKLLMPLSYAAILGGTLTLIGTSTNILASDAARELIRGREGIGIFEITPLGVVVLAVGIAYLVTIAPRLTPARVPVDADPLERFDMEDHLGRVVVREGSPLVGTSVDEVAESVAVGGEIAVLQLRRNGEVYAVPDADEALRPGDRLIVNGTLQAINRFQEANDLRHLHRESVTAATFDEAPTGYTLATAVIPEDSEFAGETARGIGLERFHQTRVLAVRRDGELYRTGLREFALEPGDHILLRTTPQTIEYFDDSPAIWIVDERVLEAHANGDDGPTLSSHTPVALSILVVVVLGAAVTPAPIVVAALGGAFGMMVTDCISPADAYDAVSWNVVFLLAGVIPLGLAMERTGGATVLADLLVASAGVLPLLAVLYCFYLVTSLLSNAITPVATIVLMLPVAVDTAAQLGANQFAFLLAVTFAAATPFLTPIGYQTNLMVYGPGGFEFTDFVRVGAPLQLLLSVVTTAGIWAFWGL from the coding sequence ATGCCGGTCGCGGGGGTCTCCACGGGCGCGATCGTCGTCTTCGCGCTGATCGGCGTCGCGCTCGTGCTCTTCGTCTCCGAGACGTTCCCCAGCGACGTCACCGCCCTCGGCGTGGTCGTGGTACTGGCGCTGCTCGAACCAGTGATCGGGCTCACGCCGCGCGAGGCGATCTCGGGCTTCTCGAACCCGGCGACGATCACAATCGTCGCGATGTACATGCTCAGTGCCGGGATTCAGGAGACGGGAATCGTGGAGTGGCTGGGGGTGAAACTCGCGGCGTTCACGCGTGGCGAGGAAGACCGGGCGCTCGCGGCGACGGTCTGTACGACCGGCCCGATGGCGGGGTTCGTGAACAACACCCCGATCGTGGCCGTGTTCATCCCGATGGTGCAGGACCTCGCTCGGGACGCAGATATTTCACCCTCGAAACTGCTCATGCCGCTGTCCTACGCGGCGATCCTGGGCGGCACGCTCACGCTCATCGGGACGTCGACGAACATCCTCGCCAGCGACGCTGCGCGGGAGCTGATCCGTGGTCGCGAGGGCATCGGTATCTTCGAGATCACGCCGCTCGGCGTGGTCGTGCTCGCGGTCGGGATCGCGTACCTCGTCACGATCGCCCCGCGCCTGACGCCCGCCCGGGTGCCCGTCGACGCGGACCCGCTGGAGCGCTTCGACATGGAGGATCACCTCGGTCGCGTCGTGGTCCGCGAGGGGTCGCCCCTCGTCGGGACCTCCGTCGACGAGGTCGCCGAGTCCGTCGCGGTCGGTGGCGAGATCGCCGTCCTCCAGCTTCGACGAAACGGCGAGGTGTACGCCGTCCCGGACGCCGACGAGGCGCTCCGGCCGGGCGACCGCCTGATCGTCAACGGCACCCTGCAGGCGATCAACCGCTTCCAGGAGGCCAACGACCTCCGGCACCTCCACCGAGAGAGCGTGACGGCGGCCACCTTCGACGAAGCGCCGACGGGCTACACGCTCGCGACCGCGGTGATTCCCGAGGACTCGGAGTTCGCTGGCGAGACGGCGAGGGGCATCGGCCTGGAGCGGTTCCACCAGACCCGCGTGCTGGCGGTCCGCCGGGACGGGGAGCTCTACCGGACGGGCCTCCGCGAATTCGCCCTCGAACCCGGCGACCACATCCTCCTTCGCACGACGCCCCAGACGATCGAGTACTTCGATGACAGCCCCGCAATCTGGATCGTCGACGAGCGGGTGCTCGAGGCGCACGCGAACGGCGACGACGGCCCGACGCTGTCTTCGCACACGCCGGTCGCGCTGTCGATCCTGGTCGTCGTGGTGCTTGGCGCTGCAGTGACGCCGGCGCCGATCGTGGTCGCCGCGCTCGGTGGCGCCTTCGGAATGATGGTGACCGACTGCATCTCGCCTGCCGACGCCTACGACGCCGTCTCCTGGAACGTCGTCTTCCTCCTGGCCGGCGTGATCCCCCTCGGGCTCGCGATGGAGCGGACCGGCGGCGCGACGGTGCTCGCCGATCTGCTCGTGGCCAGCGCCGGCGTGCTCCCGCTGCTGGCGGTCCTGTACTGCTTCTATCTCGTGACGAGCCTGCTCTCGAACGCGATCACGCCCGTCGCGACGATCGTCCTGATGCTCCCCGTCGCCGTCGACACGGCGGCACAGCTCGGTGCCAACCAGTTCGCCTTCTTGCTGGCCGTGACCTTCGCCGCTGCGACGCCGTTCCTCACGCCGATCGGCTACCAGACGAACCTCATGGTCTACGGACCCGGCGGGTTCGAGTTCACCGACTTCGTGCGCGTCGGCGCCCCGCTGCAGCTCCTCCTCTCGGTGGTCACCACCGCCGGCATCTGGGCGTTCTGGGGGCTCTGA
- a CDS encoding SelT/SelW/SelH family protein, which translates to MTDVEIHYCVPCGHLDRAQQLQYAILDQYGQDVDRVALRTGDGGVFTVSVDGEQVFDVDEDEYDADAIVESIDERC; encoded by the coding sequence ATGACGGACGTCGAAATCCACTACTGCGTCCCGTGTGGGCACCTCGACCGCGCACAGCAGCTCCAGTACGCGATCCTCGATCAGTACGGGCAGGACGTCGACCGCGTCGCGCTCCGGACCGGTGACGGCGGCGTGTTCACCGTCTCCGTCGACGGCGAGCAGGTGTTCGACGTCGACGAGGACGAGTACGACGCGGACGCGATCGTCGAATCGATCGACGAGCGCTGCTGA
- the meaB gene encoding methylmalonyl Co-A mutase-associated GTPase MeaB has product MTEKSVTDDPAAPAGGRSTEAPAFDVDALVDDLLAGEHRALARAITYIEDRTPGYRELVGALHDHTGDASVVGITGSPGTGKSTLVDKLALEYRDRGHTVGVIAVDPASPFTGGAVLGDRIRMGSTVGDMDVFVRSMSARGALGGLAAATADAVRALDAFGKDRIIIETVGAGQNEIDVVRTADTVAVLVQPGAGDDVQMLKAGILEIADCFVVNKADLDGANRTVQELTEMLQLERDVDPVVRTGHHGVPEADGSTDGEGEEPTADEGDAAAAGDADDATTWRTPVVETIATKGEGVDAVIEAFDDHHEHLEATGALEERARMRYAEEIRTLLREDLGALLEDEIDRRGGIESLAEAVHDRETDPYSVADDLLGPIEDCVEEQRSE; this is encoded by the coding sequence ATGACGGAGAAGTCGGTGACTGACGACCCCGCGGCTCCAGCCGGCGGCCGGTCCACCGAAGCGCCAGCATTCGACGTCGACGCGCTCGTCGACGACCTGCTCGCCGGCGAGCACCGCGCACTCGCCAGAGCGATCACCTACATCGAGGACCGGACGCCGGGCTATCGCGAGCTCGTCGGCGCGCTCCACGACCACACCGGCGACGCGAGCGTGGTGGGGATCACCGGCAGCCCCGGCACCGGGAAGTCCACGCTCGTGGACAAGCTCGCGCTCGAGTACCGCGACCGCGGACACACCGTCGGCGTGATCGCCGTCGATCCGGCCTCGCCGTTCACCGGCGGCGCCGTCCTCGGGGACCGCATTCGCATGGGCTCGACCGTCGGTGACATGGACGTGTTCGTGCGGTCGATGTCGGCTCGCGGCGCGCTCGGCGGTCTCGCCGCCGCGACCGCCGACGCCGTCCGGGCGCTCGACGCGTTCGGCAAGGATCGGATCATCATCGAGACCGTCGGCGCCGGCCAGAACGAGATCGACGTCGTACGGACCGCGGACACCGTCGCCGTCCTGGTCCAGCCCGGCGCCGGCGACGACGTCCAGATGCTCAAGGCGGGGATCCTCGAGATCGCGGACTGCTTCGTCGTCAACAAGGCCGACCTGGACGGCGCGAATCGGACCGTCCAGGAGCTGACCGAGATGCTCCAGCTCGAGCGCGACGTCGATCCCGTCGTGCGCACGGGCCACCACGGCGTGCCGGAGGCGGATGGATCGACCGATGGCGAGGGCGAGGAGCCCACAGCGGACGAGGGCGACGCCGCCGCGGCTGGCGACGCAGACGACGCTACGACCTGGCGCACGCCCGTCGTCGAGACGATCGCGACGAAGGGCGAGGGCGTCGACGCAGTCATCGAGGCGTTCGACGACCACCACGAGCACCTGGAGGCGACCGGTGCGCTCGAAGAGCGTGCCAGGATGCGCTACGCCGAGGAGATCCGGACGCTGCTCCGCGAGGATCTCGGCGCCCTGCTCGAAGACGAGATCGACCGCCGCGGTGGGATCGAGTCGCTGGCGGAGGCGGTTCACGATCGCGAGACCGATCCCTACTCCGTCGCCGACGACCTCCTCGGGCCGATCGAGGACTGCGTCGAGGAGCAGCGATCGGAGTAG
- a CDS encoding MFS transporter, with amino-acid sequence MPASTRRTIGRYDALVLTSLLWFLAKLLRYAFPPLFETLSVEYGVSTAALGWAFTGFMLVYAAMQFPSGVLADRLGPVGVLTVGAIGAAVGAFVVALEGPFALLVFAMLLVGAGTGVHKTVAIGLLSRTYPARSGRALGVHDTFGTFGGVVAPAIVAVVLGAATADWRVLFFLGGGTAVIVAGAFSIRVPRRLPDRPATHADADERPPLRAYATPFRRRRFVAFVAVTLCFGFAYNGVVAFLPLYLARTTGVSSATASALYALFFVVSLIQLGTGELSDRAGRLPVITGTIGLATASLAALVAVPTAGPALFGVPVLAAAVVATLGVGAHGFRPVRAAHLEALLPENLAGGGLGVVRTGLMGAGAIAPGVVGVLATAAGFRVAFALLLAVLGVALAVVLSLWLTGR; translated from the coding sequence ATGCCAGCTTCCACTCGGCGCACCATCGGCCGCTACGATGCACTCGTGCTCACCTCGCTGCTGTGGTTCCTCGCGAAACTACTGCGCTACGCGTTCCCGCCGCTGTTCGAGACGCTGAGCGTCGAATACGGCGTCTCGACCGCTGCACTCGGGTGGGCGTTCACGGGCTTCATGCTGGTCTACGCGGCGATGCAGTTCCCTTCCGGCGTCTTGGCAGATCGCCTCGGACCGGTCGGCGTCCTGACCGTCGGCGCGATCGGCGCCGCTGTCGGTGCCTTCGTCGTCGCACTCGAGGGGCCGTTCGCGTTGCTCGTCTTTGCAATGCTCCTCGTCGGAGCGGGCACCGGGGTCCACAAGACCGTCGCGATCGGGCTGCTCTCTCGGACCTACCCGGCCCGCAGCGGACGCGCGCTCGGCGTTCACGACACCTTCGGAACCTTCGGCGGCGTCGTCGCGCCGGCCATCGTCGCCGTCGTACTCGGTGCCGCGACGGCGGACTGGCGTGTCCTCTTCTTCCTCGGTGGAGGCACCGCCGTCATCGTCGCCGGCGCCTTCTCCATCCGCGTGCCCCGTCGACTACCCGACCGTCCGGCGACCCACGCCGACGCCGACGAGCGGCCGCCGCTGCGCGCCTACGCAACCCCGTTTCGGCGCCGTCGGTTCGTCGCCTTCGTCGCGGTCACGCTCTGTTTCGGCTTCGCCTATAACGGGGTCGTCGCCTTTCTACCGCTGTATCTCGCACGGACGACCGGCGTCTCGAGCGCCACAGCGAGCGCGCTCTACGCGCTCTTTTTCGTAGTCAGCCTGATCCAGCTCGGGACGGGCGAGCTCAGCGACCGAGCGGGGCGGCTGCCGGTGATCACCGGGACGATCGGCCTCGCGACGGCGTCCCTGGCAGCGCTCGTCGCGGTGCCGACGGCCGGACCCGCACTGTTCGGCGTTCCCGTGCTCGCGGCCGCCGTCGTCGCAACGCTCGGCGTTGGTGCCCACGGCTTCCGTCCGGTTCGCGCTGCACACCTCGAGGCGCTGCTCCCCGAAAATCTGGCTGGCGGCGGGCTCGGCGTCGTTCGGACGGGGCTCATGGGCGCCGGAGCGATCGCGCCCGGGGTCGTCGGCGTGCTGGCGACTGCCGCCGGCTTCCGGGTCGCGTTCGCACTGCTGCTCGCGGTGCTCGGCGTCGCGCTCGCGGTCGTGCTGTCACTGTGGCTCACGGGGAGGTAA